The bacterium genome includes a region encoding these proteins:
- a CDS encoding MBL fold metallo-hydrolase, which yields MKTVTVGPLEANCYVVSAGEDAVVIDPGAEPKKVLKAVGRFKVGAVLATHGHSDHVGAVDKVTARTGAPFMVLAEDLELAEKYVGTRAARLLKDGDLLEFPGFSLSVIATPGHTPGSACFYAPGVLFSGDTLFAGGVGRTDLPGGSAEALHNSIRERIFSLADDTAVYPGHGERTTVSREKSSSPFSASGWV from the coding sequence GTGAAAACCGTAACCGTAGGGCCGCTCGAGGCCAATTGCTACGTCGTTTCCGCCGGGGAGGACGCCGTCGTTATCGACCCGGGCGCCGAGCCGAAGAAGGTTTTGAAAGCCGTCGGCCGGTTTAAGGTTGGGGCAGTTCTGGCAACCCACGGTCACTCGGACCACGTCGGCGCCGTGGATAAAGTAACCGCCCGTACCGGCGCGCCTTTTATGGTCCTTGCCGAGGACCTCGAGTTGGCGGAAAAGTACGTCGGCACTCGGGCCGCAAGGCTATTGAAGGACGGCGACCTGTTGGAGTTCCCGGGTTTTTCGCTATCGGTTATCGCGACGCCGGGCCACACGCCCGGCTCTGCTTGTTTTTATGCGCCCGGCGTACTTTTTTCAGGCGATACCCTTTTCGCGGGGGGCGTAGGACGCACGGATTTGCCGGGCGGTTCGGCGGAGGCGCTGCACAATTCCATCCGCGAACGTATATTCTCGCTGGCCGACGACACGGCTGTTTACCCCGGCCACGGCGAGCGAACTACCGTAAGCCGCGAGAAGAGCTCGAGCCCGTTCTCCGCTTCGGGGTGGGTATGA
- the lpxD gene encoding UDP-3-O-(3-hydroxymyristoyl)glucosamine N-acyltransferase, translated as MPEYTVDELAAAVAGEVAGNGAAVIRGVNGIKEAGPDEVTFVANPRYRGALKATRAGAVVVAPGTEAGTLTLIKTPNPYAAFAKILVMFAPPAEVPEGISELVYIHEKASIGEGVAVGPFATVREDAVIGDRTTLGAGTYVGRGATLGVDCSIYPNVTVRERVIIGDRCIIHSGTVVGSDGFGFATEAKVHHKIPQIGVVVIEDDVEIGANCTIDRATMGETRIGRGSKLDNLVQIAHNVKIGEGTLIAAQTGIAGSTVLGEFCVLGGQVGIVPHIEIGNGAVLAAQSGVTKSIREGETVFGRPARPLKDVKRREGRIALLEKYFKRVKELEEEVAELKRGKD; from the coding sequence ATGCCGGAGTACACGGTTGACGAACTGGCGGCGGCGGTGGCCGGCGAAGTGGCGGGTAACGGCGCCGCCGTGATACGCGGCGTTAACGGCATAAAAGAGGCCGGCCCCGACGAGGTGACCTTCGTGGCCAACCCCAGGTACAGGGGGGCTTTGAAGGCGACCCGGGCGGGGGCCGTGGTCGTCGCGCCCGGGACCGAAGCGGGGACTTTGACGTTGATAAAGACGCCGAACCCGTACGCGGCCTTCGCTAAAATCCTCGTGATGTTCGCGCCCCCCGCGGAGGTTCCGGAGGGGATATCGGAGCTTGTGTATATCCACGAAAAGGCGAGTATCGGCGAAGGCGTGGCCGTGGGCCCTTTCGCGACCGTTCGGGAGGATGCGGTAATAGGCGACCGCACGACGTTGGGTGCCGGGACCTACGTAGGTCGCGGCGCGACCTTAGGTGTCGATTGTTCAATTTACCCGAACGTGACGGTCCGAGAGCGGGTCATTATCGGCGACCGTTGTATTATCCACTCGGGTACGGTAGTCGGTTCGGACGGGTTCGGTTTTGCGACCGAAGCGAAGGTCCACCACAAGATTCCACAAATCGGCGTCGTCGTAATCGAGGACGACGTCGAGATAGGCGCCAACTGCACCATCGACCGGGCGACGATGGGCGAGACCCGGATAGGCCGCGGTTCCAAGCTCGATAATCTCGTCCAAATCGCCCACAACGTGAAGATCGGCGAAGGGACTTTAATAGCGGCCCAAACCGGGATAGCGGGGTCGACGGTGTTGGGGGAATTCTGCGTTTTGGGCGGCCAGGTGGGTATCGTTCCCCACATCGAAATAGGGAACGGCGCGGTCCTGGCGGCGCAGAGCGGCGTTACCAAGTCTATCCGTGAAGGCGAGACCGTTTTCGGCCGGCCGGCCCGCCCCTTGAAGGATGTCAAGAGACGCGAAGGCCGCATCGCCCTTCTGGAAAAGTATTTCAAGCGCGTGAAAGAACTCGAGGAAGAAGTAGCCGAGTTGAAGAGGGGTAAGGATTAA
- a CDS encoding bifunctional UDP-3-O-[3-hydroxymyristoyl] N-acetylglucosamine deacetylase/3-hydroxyacyl-ACP dehydratase has protein sequence MTILTEEKQRTIATEVSLEGVGLHTGEPARVTFKAAPPNTGVVFERVDLDGRARVRARVENVTGASRGTTLTENGVTVYTVEHLCAAATGLGIDNLLVEIDGPEPPATDGSSAVFARALVGAEIVEQGEPRRVVLLDKPFDYKHDGAEMTIVPEDGLRISFTIRFEHPYLKSQFYTFDVEEDNFVEEIAPARTFALESEIEMLRGAGLIKGGTLECAVVVGDQGPLNEEGLRFDDEPVRHKILDLIGDLTLFGARFRGHIIAMRSGHAVNVGLIRSVKRYMEQKGRVPSFDPSKTLYDIGAIMKYLPHRYPFLLVDRIVDYRPGEYVVGVKNVTFNEPFFAGHFPGAPVMPGVLIVEAMAQVGGVLLMQTVDDPANTLIYFMGIDKVKFRQPVVPGDQVVFKLIPLKFKGKIAVMRGEAFVGGKVVAEGEFKACLVEKTSGAENAE, from the coding sequence GTGACTATATTGACCGAGGAGAAGCAAAGGACCATCGCTACAGAGGTGTCGCTCGAGGGCGTCGGCCTCCATACCGGCGAGCCGGCGCGCGTGACGTTTAAGGCCGCGCCGCCGAACACGGGGGTCGTTTTCGAGCGGGTCGACCTCGACGGCCGGGCCCGCGTCCGTGCCCGGGTCGAGAACGTTACCGGCGCGAGCCGGGGGACGACGTTAACGGAGAACGGCGTAACGGTCTATACCGTCGAACACTTATGCGCCGCGGCCACCGGCCTGGGCATCGACAACCTACTGGTCGAGATAGACGGCCCTGAGCCGCCGGCGACGGACGGCTCGAGCGCCGTCTTCGCCCGGGCCCTCGTAGGCGCGGAGATCGTCGAACAGGGCGAACCGCGCCGGGTAGTCTTGCTCGATAAGCCTTTCGACTACAAGCATGACGGCGCGGAGATGACCATCGTCCCCGAGGACGGCCTCCGCATTTCGTTCACGATAAGGTTCGAGCACCCCTACTTGAAATCCCAATTTTACACCTTCGACGTGGAGGAGGACAACTTCGTCGAGGAGATAGCGCCCGCGCGGACCTTCGCCTTGGAGAGCGAAATAGAGATGCTCCGGGGCGCGGGGTTGATTAAGGGGGGTACGTTGGAGTGTGCCGTCGTCGTCGGCGACCAAGGGCCGCTCAACGAGGAAGGCCTCCGCTTCGACGACGAGCCCGTACGGCATAAAATCCTGGATTTGATCGGCGACCTTACGCTTTTCGGGGCCCGCTTCCGAGGACACATTATCGCGATGCGTTCCGGCCACGCCGTCAATGTTGGTTTGATAAGGAGTGTGAAAAGGTATATGGAGCAAAAAGGCCGCGTGCCATCGTTCGACCCCTCGAAGACGCTTTACGATATCGGCGCCATAATGAAATACCTTCCCCATCGCTACCCGTTTTTATTGGTAGACCGTATCGTCGACTACCGCCCGGGCGAGTACGTCGTGGGCGTAAAAAACGTCACCTTCAACGAGCCGTTCTTTGCGGGCCATTTCCCCGGGGCGCCGGTGATGCCGGGGGTATTAATCGTGGAGGCTATGGCCCAGGTCGGCGGCGTCCTACTTATGCAGACGGTTGACGACCCGGCGAATACACTTATCTATTTTATGGGGATAGATAAGGTTAAATTTCGGCAGCCGGTAGTCCCCGGCGACCAGGTCGTGTTTAAGCTCATTCCTTTGAAATTTAAAGGGAAAATCGCCGTGATGCGCGGCGAGGCGTTCGTCGGCGGTAAGGTCGTCGCCGAGGGTGAGTTTAAAGCGTGCCTGGTCGAAAAAACTTCGGGCGCGGAAAATGCCGAATAA
- the lpxI gene encoding UDP-2,3-diacylglucosamine diphosphatase LpxI (LpxI, functionally equivalent to LpxH, replaces it in LPS biosynthesis in a minority of bacteria.): protein MRKFDGKIGVIAGSGQMPLLVVEEAIARHPEGVAGVFAVCVTEDAARRLKDRILVERVGLGQAGRAIKFLKKNGGKYCVFAGKVEKAPVLAGLKFDARAVKILARVRDFTDNELMAQLVRELENEGFEVLPQTDILERYVVRPRVYTKRKPTKKEYEDILFGLEKARGLASLGIGQTVVVRNKAVLAAEALEGTDEAVRRGAKLADGKGGVVVKAMKPGQDRRFDIPTVGLATLRLVLSGGLKVLALEAGSSFLIDREEVITAADGGKITVVGVGER from the coding sequence GTGCGAAAATTCGACGGAAAAATAGGCGTAATCGCGGGCTCGGGCCAAATGCCGCTATTGGTTGTCGAGGAGGCCATCGCGCGGCATCCCGAGGGCGTGGCGGGCGTCTTCGCCGTTTGCGTAACCGAAGACGCGGCGCGCCGGTTAAAAGACCGGATCCTCGTCGAGCGAGTGGGTTTGGGGCAGGCCGGCAGGGCGATAAAATTTTTAAAAAAGAACGGCGGTAAGTATTGCGTCTTCGCGGGCAAGGTCGAAAAGGCACCTGTTCTGGCGGGATTGAAATTCGACGCTCGCGCGGTGAAGATCCTGGCGCGGGTCCGCGACTTTACCGACAACGAGCTGATGGCGCAGCTCGTTCGCGAACTGGAAAACGAAGGCTTCGAGGTACTACCGCAAACCGATATTCTCGAGCGGTACGTCGTACGACCGCGGGTTTATACCAAGCGTAAGCCGACGAAGAAGGAGTACGAGGATATACTGTTCGGTTTGGAGAAGGCGCGGGGGCTCGCGTCCCTGGGTATAGGCCAGACGGTGGTAGTGCGTAATAAAGCGGTTTTGGCGGCGGAGGCGCTCGAGGGTACGGACGAGGCCGTTCGGCGGGGGGCGAAATTGGCGGACGGTAAGGGCGGCGTCGTCGTAAAAGCTATGAAGCCGGGCCAGGACCGCCGTTTCGACATCCCGACGGTTGGCCTCGCGACGCTAAGATTAGTGTTATCGGGCGGCCTGAAAGTATTGGCTTTGGAAGCGGGTTCTTCTTTCTTGATAGACCGCGAAGAGGTTATAACCGCGGCCGACGGCGGGAAGATTACCGTAGTCGGCGTGGGGGAGCGGTAG
- a CDS encoding OmpH family outer membrane protein — MRLKRFLLLTLVAALAVPVVLYAAEEEKVFKYAYVNMERVVDEYVLFKEVREEATKKIDEARVEDAAKMDEYQENLKALEEKLDGPLTPEAKAETVDTYKTTYEEALDFRNSALAKYKRIERDAFEPVYKKVYEKIESYAVKKDYEVVFDYSAILLYADEKCDVTEEVISELNEEAGISK; from the coding sequence ATGCGGTTAAAACGGTTTTTGCTTTTGACGCTGGTTGCGGCGTTGGCCGTACCGGTTGTTTTATACGCGGCCGAAGAGGAAAAGGTTTTTAAGTACGCGTACGTCAATATGGAGCGGGTGGTGGACGAATACGTTCTGTTCAAAGAGGTACGGGAGGAGGCCACAAAGAAGATAGACGAAGCTCGCGTCGAGGACGCCGCCAAGATGGACGAATATCAGGAGAATTTGAAGGCCTTGGAGGAGAAATTGGACGGCCCGTTGACCCCCGAGGCCAAGGCGGAGACCGTCGACACGTATAAGACTACGTACGAAGAAGCCCTCGATTTTCGCAACTCGGCGCTGGCGAAGTATAAGCGTATCGAACGTGACGCGTTCGAGCCGGTGTACAAAAAAGTTTACGAAAAAATCGAATCGTACGCCGTGAAGAAGGACTACGAAGTCGTTTTCGATTATTCGGCGATTTTGTTATACGCCGACGAAAAATGCGACGTTACGGAAGAAGTAATAAGCGAGTTGAACGAAGAGGCGGGCATTAGTAAGTAA
- the lpxA gene encoding acyl-ACP--UDP-N-acetylglucosamine O-acyltransferase, with protein sequence MVDIHKTAIVDRRAELGEGVVVGPYAIIDGPAVIGAGTAVGPHAVLEGAVALGERCRVFSHAVLGTIPQDLKFEGEESDLTIGSGTTIREFVTINRGTKALGTTRVGNNCLLMAYSHVAHDCVLGDDVILANCATVAGHVEIGDFAFVGGLTAVHQFSRIGKYAYIGGMSRVSQDVIPYALTASDPTRVVGINVIGLQRRGFPPEVRAALKRAYHIIYREDLNTAQAVEKLEAELGQVAEARDVIDFLKRTERGILK encoded by the coding sequence ATGGTTGATATACATAAAACGGCGATCGTAGACCGGCGCGCCGAATTGGGCGAGGGCGTTGTCGTCGGGCCGTACGCGATTATTGACGGCCCGGCCGTTATCGGCGCGGGTACCGCCGTCGGGCCGCACGCGGTGCTCGAGGGCGCCGTCGCCTTGGGGGAGAGGTGTCGCGTTTTTTCGCACGCCGTTTTGGGGACGATTCCGCAAGATTTAAAGTTCGAAGGCGAGGAATCCGACCTCACGATAGGAAGCGGCACGACGATACGCGAGTTCGTTACGATTAACCGCGGCACGAAGGCCTTGGGGACTACCCGGGTGGGAAATAATTGCCTGTTGATGGCCTATTCCCACGTCGCGCACGATTGCGTGTTGGGAGATGACGTCATTTTGGCGAATTGCGCTACGGTTGCCGGCCACGTGGAAATAGGCGACTTCGCCTTCGTCGGAGGCCTGACGGCCGTTCACCAGTTCTCGCGTATCGGCAAATATGCTTATATTGGCGGTATGAGCCGCGTCAGCCAGGACGTTATTCCGTACGCTTTAACCGCCAGCGACCCCACGCGCGTCGTCGGCATTAACGTCATCGGCCTCCAGCGCCGCGGTTTTCCCCCGGAAGTGCGGGCCGCTCTCAAACGGGCGTATCACATAATATACCGCGAGGACTTGAATACGGCTCAAGCCGTCGAAAAGCTGGAAGCTGAACTGGGCCAAGTCGCCGAAGCACGCGACGTGATCGATTTCCTTAAACGAACCGAGCGCGGTATCTTGAAATAG